One Calonectris borealis chromosome 15, bCalBor7.hap1.2, whole genome shotgun sequence DNA segment encodes these proteins:
- the PROB1 gene encoding proline-rich basic protein 1, with amino-acid sequence MMPCGKRDPVLLSHAELPGTDDEGPRSGGDGRRSTSEEEGHLPGLPRDDLAKSMSGSSVSSYHSALCLEGTETFKDCLEFLDEEGTAPRDMGRRGGCAEGAAPGRWAPAGAPGVPPPAGPLARPRQAQLSIVAKNSPVPGGRMGPLRGDRQPVTTAAGGELALPRQPGGMLGGAPSDSDEVDGEVRALTARAFRSLSGPSGACLDMCSSHTSSSLSNSLSEDGGQPRRWPAAGGESRGTVAALHGRVGWPFPAGVDGELLGLLGKEQFECVDVELESGEARKGHCKKRTVPKRQILLKRKERKETGFGPWGDSPAPQPLPPTRKEPPSKGRAIGEDFRLNYKQFMKSASLDADASKTRAASCLVKNVLAKKMQYEQRIKMAQKGLRGSSTSSGPSSASTDLLGDGLEGKSSSLSRSDCSFSAEDLRGGGMPVATVAVGDATTTPPAKGVVLSEATRESVCKLKKTFNELNERMKYQEVLEGHWLPGATEEPAAERIRYRRARALFEAHPGVGKALDVAPRFERAPKPWPSLKQRAICPSHRQTLLFEADSLALPAAPPRHLFTSRAQEVRLVPQGQREEKPPAVPRRPPSPGPPAQESPPAPRPEPEDKGKGRIPQPRDVRKLVKSSYSLRFGTAGASRGTSAPASSEEPPPATPLVIHCASVRRREPATEPGDGEVLAAAGREPAPARADGPAELAGGRPLPTQGSPVHITRVQATRRGVAAAEGPPASPPRRERSELMVPPRVPAAEGVPHMETHLHVLVGRRSPAVAGEGCPAQSSTVLRTEKTVLLPPPPSSPTEGKDGRGHGGTGGLHAVEGPESTVQQHGGSDRGDPRAGPLAGSSVHPQPGKLAERSAPKPPPSEPVSAGSSSSAGSTGPTAPFRAGEGGEGPSGWLPERREAWERSPKWLAATEPYLPASLAENSNYLAIPVKAPKSSPTPKLPSVPNPASVSFGTPMVPKPVSASFETPSVQKPVSTSFGTPMVPNMTNSSFGYPSASSLASTSFGAALVSNPTNKSFGTPLIPYPASASFGTPLVPNLCGTSFGTPLVPNPSSASFGTPLVPNPSSASFGTPLVPSPSSTSFGTPLVPNPSSASFGTPLVPNPSSTSFGTPLVPNPSSASFGTPLVPNPSSASFGTPSVPNVANSSLGIPLVPNPASSSFGSPLVTNPVPASLGHPSVSNVASSSSGSPLAPNLAGAPLGTGVSPLASGEAPWSKPSPEPPLPRPPEGLATGERLVPLPPAQPQPRLEDVPHFLRRTDGASPSSKSAPSPTKPFAPHLPTHRRMLVDPDSGKCYYMEPPRQPQLKTLYDPETGQYLEVLIPPVASHTGLYQAPFNPLVMAPGVYTPPYVPYGGFPGLLAPPPPAAPSPAHPDLPAAENPGFSGTFSPDPKGEGPPAAGGPDCGYLESLYYIPTGMRASPGPSPGQPPARASPAAPEKGPLLRM; translated from the coding sequence ATGATGCCCTGCGGGAAGAGGGACCCCGTCCTGCTCTCCCACGCCGAGCTGCCCGGCACTGACGACGAGGGTCCCCGCAGCGGTGGGGACGGCCGGCGGTCCACGTCGGAGGAGGAGGGCCACCTCCCCGGCCTCCCCCGCGACGACCTCGCCAAGAGCATGTCGGGCTCCTCCGTCTCCTCCTACCACTCCGCCCTGTGCTTGGAGGGGACCGAGACCTTCAAGGACTGCCTGGAGTTTCTGGACGAGGAGGGGACGGCCCCCCGCGACatggggcggcggggcggctgtGCcgagggggctgccccggggcgcTGGGCTCCGGCGGGGGCCCCCGGCGtccccccgccggccggccccctCGCCCGCCCGCGGCAGGCTCAGCTGTCCATCGTGGCTAAGAATAGCCCGGTGCCGGGGGGCAGGATGGGTCCCCTCCGCGGGGACCGGCAGCCTGTCACCACCGCTGCCGGCGGGGAGCTGGCTctgccccggcagcccggggggATGCTCGGCGGGGCGCCCAGCGATTCGGACGAGGTGGACGGCGAGGTGCGGGCGCTGACGGCCAGGGCTTTCCGCAGCCTCTCGGGTCCCTCCGGCGCCTGCCTCGACATGTGCAGCTCCCAcacctcctccagcctctccaacTCGCTGTCGGAGGACGGCGGGCAGCCGCGGCGGTGGCCAGCAGCCGGCGGCGAGTCCCGGGGCACGGTGGCAGCCCTTCATGGCAGGGTGGGCTGGCCCTTCCCCGCCGGCGTGgatggggagctgctgggcttgctggggaaggagcagtTCGAGTGCGTGGACGTGGAGCTGGAGAGCGGGGAGGCCAGGAAGGGCCACTGCAAGAAGAGGACCGTCCCCAAGCGCCAGATCCtgctgaagaggaaggagaggaaggagacgGGTTTCGGCCCCTGGGGTGACAGCCcagccccccaacccctgccccctaCCAGGAAGGAGCCCCCCAGCAAGGGCAGAGCCATCGGAGAGGACTTCAGGCTCAACTACAAGCAGTTCATGAAGTCGGCCTCCCTGGACGCCGACGCCAGCAAGACCAGGGCGGCCTCTTGCCTGGTGAAAAACGTCCTCGCCAAGAAAATGCAGTACGAGCAGAGGATCAAGATGGCGCAgaaggggctgcggggcagctcGACCTCCTCGGGGCCGTCCTCCGCCAGCACCGACCTGCTGGGGGACGGCCTGGAGGGCAAGTCCAGCTCGCTCTCCCGCTCGGACTGCAGCTTCTCAGCCGAGGACCTGCGGGGCGGCGGGATGCCGGTGGCCACGGTGGCCGTGGGGGAtgccaccaccacccctcccGCCAAGGGGGTGGTGCTGAGCGAGGCGACGAGGGAGAGCGTCTGCAAGCTGAAGAAGACCTTTAATGAACTCAATGAGAGGATGAAGTaccaggaggtgctggagggCCACTGGCTGCCCGGTGCCACCGAGGAGCCGGCAGCGGAGAGGATCCGCTACCGGCGAGCGCGCGCCTTGTTCGAAGCCCACCCTGGGGTGGGGAAGGCGCTGGACGTTGCCCCCAGATTTGAGAGAGCACCGAAGCCGTGGCCCAGCTTGAAGCAGCGAGCCATCTGCCCCAGCCACCGCCAAACCCTCCTCTTCGAGGCCGACAGCCTggcgctccccgccgcgccgccccggcaccTCTTCACCTCCCGGGCGCAGGAGGTGAGGCTGGTGCCGCAGGGCCAGCGGGAGGAGAAGCCGCCAGCGGtgccccgccggccgcccagccccggccccccggcccaggagtcccccccggccccccgcccagAGCCAGAAGATAAGGGGAAGGGGCGCATCCCGCAGCCCCGGGACGTGCGCAAGCTGGTGAAGAGCAGCTACAGCCTCCGCTTCGGGACTGCCGGTGCATCCCGTGGCACCTCGGCACCGGCGAGCAGTGAGGAGCCACCACCGGCCACCCCGCTTGTCATCCACTGCGCCTCGGTCCGCCGCCGGGAGCCAGCGACGGAGCCGGGGGACGGGGAggtgctggcagctgccggcAGAGAGCCAGCCCCGGCACGTGCCGACGGCCCTGCAGAgctcgccggcggccggcccttgcCCACCCAGGGCTCCCCCGTCCACATCACGAGGGTCCAGGCCACGCGGAGGGGGGTGGCCGCCGCAGAAGGGCCACCGGCATCCCCCCCGCGCCGGGAGCGGAGCGAGCTCATGGTGCCACCGCGGGTGCCAGCAGCCGAAGGGGTGCCGCACATGGAGACCCACCTCCACGTCCTGGTGGGCCGGCGGTCCCCGGCGGTGGCCGGGGAGGGGTGCCCGGCTCAGAGCAGCACCGTGCTGCGGACGGAGAAGACCGTTCTGCTCCCGCCACCACCGTCGAGTCCCACAGAGGGAAAGGACGGACGCGGCCATGGCGGCACTGGAGGGCTCCACGCTGTCGAGGGGCCCGAGTCAACAGTGCAGCAGCATGGCGGCAGCGACCGCGGGGACCCCCGGGCCGGACCCCTCGCCGGCAGCAGCGTGCACCCACAGCCTGGGAAACTGGCAGAGAGAAGCGCACCGAAGCCACCCCCAAGCGAGCCGGTGTCGGcggggagcagcagctctgcgGGCAGCACCGGCCCCACCGCCCCGTTTCGAGCCGGGGAGGGCGGCGAAGGTCCCTCGGGCTGGCTGCCGGAGCGGAGGGAGGCCTGGGAGCGTTCACCGAAGTGGCTGGCAGCCACTGAGCCGTACCTTCCTGCTTCCCTGGCAGAGAACTCCAACTACTTAGCAATTCCTGTGAAAGCCCCCAAATCCTCTCCAACGCCAAAGCTGCCCTCGGTCCCCAACCCGGCCAGCGTGTCCTTTGGGACCCCCATGGTCCCCAAGCCAGTCAGTGCATCCTTTGAGACCCCCTCAGTCCAGAAGCCAGTCAGCACGTCCTTTGGGACCCCCATGGTCCCCAACATGACCAACTCATCTTTTGGCTATCCATCAGCCTCCAGCCTGGCCAGCACATCATTTGGGGCTGCCTTGGTCTCCAACCCCACCAACAAGTCTTTTGGGACCCCCTTGATCCCCTACCCAGCCAGCGCGTCCTTTGGGACCCCCTTGGTCCCCAACCTGTGTGGCACATCCTTTGGGACCCCCTTGGTCCCCAATCCATCCAGCGCATCCTTTGGGACCCCCTTGGTCCCCAATCCATCCAGCGCATCCTTTGGGACCCCCTTGGTCCCCAGTCCATCCAGCACATCCTTTGGGACCCCCTTGGTCCCCAATCCATCCAGCGCATCCTTTGGGACCCCCTTGGTCCCCAATCCATCCAGCACATCCTTTGGGACTCCCTTGGTCCCCAATCCATCCAGTGCATCCTTTGGGACTCCCTTGGTCCCCAATCCATCCAGCGCATCCTTTGGGACCCCTTCAGTCCCTAATGTGGCCAACTCATCACTTGGGATCCCCTTGGTCCCCAACCCAGCCAGCTCATCCTTTGGGTCCCCGTTGGTCACCAACCCAGTCCCCGCTTCCCTCGGGCACCCATCAGTCTCCAACGTGGCCAGCTCATCCTCTGGATCCCCTTTGGCCCCCAACCTGGCCGGCGCTCCACTGGGGACCGGTGTGTCCCCCCTGGCCAGTGGGGAAGCGCCCTGGAGCAAACCCAGCCCCGAgccgcccctgccccggccccccgagggcctgGCCACTGGGGAGCGCCTGgtgccgctgcccccagcccagccccagcctcgcCTCGAGGACGTTCCCCATTTCCTGAGGAGGACCGACGGCGCTTCACCGAGCAGTAAGAGCGCACCGAGCCCCACCAAGCCCTTCGCCCCCCACCTGCCCACGCACCGGAGAATGCTCGTCGATCCCGACAGTGGGAAATGCTACTACATGGAGCCGCCGCGGCAGCCCCAGCTGAAAACACTCTACGACCCTGAGACGGGGCAGTACCTGGAGGTGCTCATCCCACCGGTGGCATCGCACACAGGGCTCTACCAGGCTCCTTTCAACCCCCTGGTCATGGCCCCAGGGGTCTACACTCCACCCTACGTGCCCTACGGTGGCTTCCCAGGGCTCCTGGCACCTCCGCcacccgccgccccctccccagcgcacCCTGACCTGCCGGCTGCCGAAAACCCCGGCTTCTCCGGGACCTTCAGCCCCGATCCCAAGGGCGAGGGGCCACCCGCCGCTGGGGGTCCTGACTGCGGGTACCTGGAGAGCCTGTACTACATCCCCACGGGGATGcgggccagccccggccccagccccggccagccccctgcccgcgcCAGCCCTGCCGCGCCCGAGAAGGGACCACTGCTCCGGATGTGA
- the DNAJC18 gene encoding dnaJ homolog subfamily C member 18 isoform X2, with protein sequence MTYTAEQLDGVRRIKRCRNYYEILGVERDASEEDLKKAYRKLALKFHPDKNRAPGATEAFKAIGNAFAVLSNPEKRLRYDEFGSDQEHVSAGRARHYNYYTEFEADITPEEIFNVFFGGHFPTGNIHMFSNVARDAHYYPRRHRNERAWTQEQEEEENRPQNSYSAFIQLMPVFIIIVVSVITQLMATNPPYSLFYKSSIGHVISRETENLQVPYYVDKNFEKNYQGAELQELEKTVEKDYIDYIQTSCWKEKQQKSDLSNLAKLYRDERLKQKAESLKLEHCEKLSSLIGMHKGG encoded by the exons ATGACCTACACGgcggagcagctggacggcgtGCGGCG AATAAAGAGGTGTCGGAACTACTATGAAATTCTGGGGGTGGAGAGGGACGCCAGCGAGGAGGACCTGAAGAAAGCCTACCGCAAACTGGCCCTGAAATTTCACCCTGACAAGAACCGCGCTCCCGGAGCCACGGAAGCTTTTAAAG CAATAGGCAATGCTTTTGCAGTTCTAAGCAACCCTGAAAAACGATTACGATACGATGAATTCGGAAGTGACCAAGAGCATGTCAGCGCTGGCCGGGCCAGGCACTATAATTACTACACAGAATTTGAAGCAGACATTACACCAGAAGAAATATTCAATGTGTTTTTTGGTGGGCACTTTCCTACAG GAAATATCCATATGTTCTCAAACGTAGCCAGAGACGCGCACTATTATCCACGGAGGCACCGAAATGAAAGAGCATGGACGcaggagcaagaggaggaagaaaacaggccACAG AATTCATATTCTGCATTTATTCAGTTGATGCCAGTTTTCATAATAATTGTAGTGTCAGTTATAACTCAGCTGATGGCTACAAACCCACCCTACAGCCTATTCTACAAATC GTCCATAGGCCATGTTATTAGTAGAGAAACAGAGAACTTGCAGGTGCCTTACTATGTTGATAAAAACTTTGAAAAGAATTATCAAGGAGCAGAACTTCAAGAGCTAGAGAAAACCGTTGAAAAAGATTACATAGACTATATTCAGACCAGCTGCTGGAAGGAGAAACAGCAAA agTCTGATTTGTCAAATTTGGCCAAGCTGTACAGAGATGAGCggttaaaacagaaagcagaatcaCTGAAACTTGAGCACTGTGAGAAGCTCTCCAGTCTGATTGGAATGCACAAAGGGGGCTGA
- the DNAJC18 gene encoding dnaJ homolog subfamily C member 18 isoform X1, whose amino-acid sequence MTYTAEQLDGVRRIKRCRNYYEILGVERDASEEDLKKAYRKLALKFHPDKNRAPGATEAFKAIGNAFAVLSNPEKRLRYDEFGSDQEHVSAGRARHYNYYTEFEADITPEEIFNVFFGGHFPTGNIHMFSNVARDAHYYPRRHRNERAWTQEQEEEENRPQNSYSAFIQLMPVFIIIVVSVITQLMATNPPYSLFYKSSIGHVISRETENLQVPYYVDKNFEKNYQGAELQELEKTVEKDYIDYIQTSCWKEKQQSGPRGSPPCLPLSFRCRNPEPHPGGGMHRGPGGGDAGAGARLLPDRLLAALGCSRGGEKGLPSRFPLCFNNTPILGDVGRNQPSRQSLLQPGHAFPYSWPYGARAVRGHPVSRSAENGCRGRG is encoded by the exons ATGACCTACACGgcggagcagctggacggcgtGCGGCG AATAAAGAGGTGTCGGAACTACTATGAAATTCTGGGGGTGGAGAGGGACGCCAGCGAGGAGGACCTGAAGAAAGCCTACCGCAAACTGGCCCTGAAATTTCACCCTGACAAGAACCGCGCTCCCGGAGCCACGGAAGCTTTTAAAG CAATAGGCAATGCTTTTGCAGTTCTAAGCAACCCTGAAAAACGATTACGATACGATGAATTCGGAAGTGACCAAGAGCATGTCAGCGCTGGCCGGGCCAGGCACTATAATTACTACACAGAATTTGAAGCAGACATTACACCAGAAGAAATATTCAATGTGTTTTTTGGTGGGCACTTTCCTACAG GAAATATCCATATGTTCTCAAACGTAGCCAGAGACGCGCACTATTATCCACGGAGGCACCGAAATGAAAGAGCATGGACGcaggagcaagaggaggaagaaaacaggccACAG AATTCATATTCTGCATTTATTCAGTTGATGCCAGTTTTCATAATAATTGTAGTGTCAGTTATAACTCAGCTGATGGCTACAAACCCACCCTACAGCCTATTCTACAAATC GTCCATAGGCCATGTTATTAGTAGAGAAACAGAGAACTTGCAGGTGCCTTACTATGTTGATAAAAACTTTGAAAAGAATTATCAAGGAGCAGAACTTCAAGAGCTAGAGAAAACCGTTGAAAAAGATTACATAGACTATATTCAGACCAGCTGCTGGAAGGAGAAACAGCAAA GTGGACCCCGGGGATCTCCACCatgccttcctctctcttttcggTGTAGAAATCCCGAGCCACATCCAGGAGGGGGGATGCACCGAGGACCAGGAGGAGGAGATGCAGGCGCTGGGGCACGGCTCTTGCCCGACAGGTTGCTGGCAGCCTTGGGCTGCAGCCGGGgcggtgagaaggggctgcccagccGGTTCCCTCTGTGCTTCAACAACACACCCATCCTTGGGGATGTTGGAAGAAACCAGCCGAGCCGGCAATCCTTGCTGCAACCTGGCCACGCTTTCCCGTACAGCTGGCCCTATGGAGCAAGGGCTGTACGGGGCCATCCCGTCTCCCGCAGCGCTGAGAACGGGTGCCGGGGAAGGGGATGA